The window GAATAACAAGAAGCTGCTGGAAAAGGGGCTTCGCGGCATTATCGATGAGATAGAGGCGAAACTGGCCTCATTTAAGCCGCGGTGTGCCGCCGACGGCAATAAGATCGACTTCTGGCGGGCAGCGAAGCTCTCGTGCGAGGCGGTGATCGCCTTTGCGCACCGTTATGCGGACGAAGCCCGGAGGCTGGCCGCGGAGTGTTCCGACCCGAAGCGCCGTGAGGAGTTGTACGAGATCGCGGCGGTGCTCAAGAGGGTGCCGGAGTTTCCCGCCGCGAACTTCCGCGAGGCGCTGCAGTCTGTCTGGCTGATCTATGTGGTCACGCAGATCGAGGCCGACCCGCACGCGATGCTGCTTGGGCGCTTCGACCAATATATGTATCCCTACTATAAAAAGGACGTCGAAGCGGGACGGCTGACCGACGATGAGGCCGTAGAGCTGCTGGCACATATCTGGATCAAGTGCACGGCGATCATCAAACTGATGGATTCGGTGACGACGCGGACCTTTGCCGGTTTCCCGCTCTTCCAGAATATAACTCTCGGCGGGCAGGGGCCGCGCGGTGAGGACGCCTGCAACGAGCTGACGGGGCTGATCATGGAGGCCGCCGCGGCCGCGCGGGTGCCGCAGCCGTCGCTTTCGTTCCGCTACCATAATAAGGTCGATCCCGACGCGCTGCTCAAAGCCTGTGAGACGATCAAGCTCGGGCTTGGTTATCCAGCCGTAATGAACGACAACTGCATCATTCCCAAGCATCTGATACGCGGCGCTACGCTCGAGGAGGCGCGGGGCTACTGCATGAACTGCGTGGAGTCCGACATCGAGGGGGCCTGCGACTCGCGTTCCAACGGCGGCTATGTTAATCTGCCGAAGGCATTCCTGCTCGCGCTGAACGACGGCGCGGACCCGGCGACTGGGCGGCAGGCCGGGCCGCATACGGGAAAGCTGGCGGACTTTAAGAACTTTGACGAGCTTATGGGGGCCTTTGAATCTCAGGTAGCCTATTTTGTCGAGCTCATCGTCCGCGCCTACGACCTCATCGACGGCGCGCACGCCACGCACGCCCCGGAGCCGTTTACCTCGGCGCTGCTCGACGACTGCATTGAAACTGGGCTCACCCGCCAGGAGGGCGGCGTGCGCTATAACTTCTCCGGCATCTTCGGCGTCGGCCTCGCCTCGGCCGCCGACGCGATGTCCGCCGTGCGAAAGGTGATCTTCGACGATGGCAGCGCCTCGCCGGAGGCGCTGCTGGATGCGCTCGGAAATGATTTTTCCGGCGCGGCGGAGCTGAAAAAACTCTGCGAGGCGGCGCCGAAGTTCGGCAACGACGACGATTACGCCGACCTCCTCGCACGCGACGCCTCGCACATCTTCTGCAAAGAGGTGGTGCAGTATCCCTGCATGCGCGGCGGCTTCTACATACCAGAGCTACATTCCGTCTCCACGCACGTCTACTTTGGCGAACTGACGGGCGCCACGCCTGACGGACGCCCGGCGGCGACGCCGTTCTCCGACGGAGCCTCGCCGGTGGGCGGCCGCGACCGGAACGGTCCCACCGCCACCGTCTGTTCGATGAGCAAGATCGACCATATGGAGGTTTTGCAGGGCGTGCTCTATAATCAGAAATTCTCGCCCTCGGTGCTCTCCGCGCCCAATTCGGCGGCGCTGCTTGCCGACTATGTCCGCGCCTGGTGCGACCTCGGCGGACACCATATACAGTTCAACATCGTCTCCTCGGATGACCTGAAGGAGGCGCAGCAGCAGCCCGACGACTACCGCGATCTTATCGTCCGCGTCGCCGGCTACAGCGCCTACTTCGCGGAGCTCAACGAGAACACGCAGAATGAAATTATCGCCCGTACCGAATATGAAGAGATGAATTAAGGGGGAACGAAAGATGGAGAAACAGTATAACTATCTTGAACGAGTCAACAGGCTGAAAGAGAAGGTATTCGATACATATCCCGAAATAGACCTTGAGGACGCGAAGCTGCTGACACAGAGCTTCCTTGAGACCCAGGGTGAGGCTCTGGTCACGCGCAAAGCCAAGGCATTCCTCAAACAGTGCCAGGAAAAGAGCGTCAAGATCTGGGACGACGAGCTGATCGTCGGCAACGCGGGCAGCAAAATCCGCGGCGGCATCCTCTCCGCCGACGTCTGCTGGTCCGTCCTCGACCGCGAGCTCGAGACCATCAACACCCGCGAATACGATAAGTTCAGGCTGCTGCCTGAAGACAAAAAGGACTTCGAAGAGATCATCCGCCCCTACTGGAAGGGCCGTTCCAACTACGAAGAGTGGCTCGCGCGCATCCCCGCCGACGTGGCGGCGCTGCGCGACAACGGCGCTCTCTACATTGACAAAAAGGCTGTGCGCGGCTGGGGCGAAGTCACCGCCGGCTACGAATGGTTCATCAGCAACGGCGTCGAAGGTCTGCGCAAAAAGATACTCGCGCGCAAATCGGAGCTTGATGCGACAGTCCCCGGAGACTACGAGAAAGAGATATACCTTGATGCGCTGCTAATCGTCTGCGAGGGCATGGAGACCCTCGCGGAGCGCTACGCTATCGAGGCTGAACGCCTGGCGGCGCTGGAAGGCGACGGGCGGCGCAAAGCGGAGCTGCGCGAAATAGCGGCCGTCTGCCGTCAGGTCCCCGCCTATCCCGCGCGCACCTTCCGCGAGGCGATGCAGTCCTTCTACTTCTACCAGATATGCATCTTCATGGAACAAAACACCGCCGCCTACAACCCGGGGCGTATGGACCAGTACCTCTATCCCTACTACAAAGCCGACCTCGAGGCGGGACGCATCACCGCCGAAGAGGCGCAGGAGCTCTTCGACTGCCTCTGGGTCAAATTCTCCGAACCCTGCCTCTTCCAGGACGCCAAATCCGCGGAATACGCCTCCGGCTACCCGATGTTCCAGAACCTCTGCGCGGGCGGTGTGGACAGCATGGGGCGCGACGCGGTAAACGACCTCTCATACATGATAATCCAGGCGACTATGGATACCCAGCTTTACCAGCCCTCACTCTCCGTGCGCTACAACATGGCGAAAAACCCCAACTCCTTCCTGCGTAAAATAGTCGAGCTGATGGCGATGGGCACCGGTTTCCCCGCCTTCCACAACGACGAAGTCGGCATCCGCATGCTCATGAACAAGGGTATCCCCCTGCGCGAGGCGCTCAACTGGAACCCCGGCGGCTGCGTCGAGACCAACCTCGCGGGCAAAATACGCGGCTACTCGGCGCTCGCCGACATCAACCTCGGCAGCATTATGGAATTCGTCATGCTCAACGGCAAATGCCGCAAAAGCGGCAAACTCGCGGGAGCGCGGACGGGAGACCCCACGACCTTCACTGCCTTCGACGACTTCATGGCGGCAGTTAAAAACCAGCTCCATTACGTCATAAAAGTCGTCGTCAAGGCGAGCCACATCATCGACGACATCTGCATGGGCCGCCCCGTGCCGGCCCTCTCCGTCAGCTTTGAAGAATGCATCGAAAACGCCAAAGACTACGCCTGGGGCGGCGCCAAATACAACACCGGCAACGGCATAATCTGCATAGGCGTCTCTGACCTCATCAACAGCGTCGCCGCCGTCAAACACCTCGTCTACGACACAAAAAGCGTCACCATGAAACAGCTCCTCGCGGCCCTCGCCTCCGACTTCACGGACGCTCCGGAAATACTGAAAGCCTGCCAGGAGGCCCCCAAATACGGCAACGACGATCCCTACGTAGACGGCCTCGCTGCGGAACTCTTCTCCTACATCGCCGACGAGATAGAAAGCTACCGCAGCAAATTCGGCGTCATGACCCCCGGCATCCTGCCCGTCTCCGGCAACACCCCCTTCGGCGTGGAAGTGGGTGCCCTGCCCTCCGGCCGCCGCGCGGGAAAACCGCTCGCCGACGGCGTCAGCCCCAACGGCGGCACCGACGTCAACGGCCCGACCGCGGTACTCAAATCCGTCGCCAACATCCCGCATGACCGCTTCGTACAGGGCACGCTGCTCAACATGAAACTCGACCCGCAGATGGTCAACAACGAAAACGGCATCCGTCAGATCATGGCGCTGCTAAAAAGCCTCTGCACCCTCGGCGTCTACCACGTCCAATTCAACGTCGTCGATCAGAAAAAACTCCTTGAGGCCCAGGCCCATCCCGAAGAATACCGCAACCTGCTAGTGCGTGTCGCGGGCTACACCGCCTTCTTCGTAGAACTCGGCAAAGAGGTGCAGGACGACATCATTGCGCGCACCGTACAGAGCGAAAACGTCGTCTCCTGCGGCTGATATGGAAAACCGCGGCGAAACAATCGGCTCCGTCCTGCGCATAGAAAAAAGCTCCATCCACGACGGAGACGGCTTGAGGACCGTCCTCTTCCTCAAAGGCTGCCCGCTGCGCTGCCTCTGGTGCTCCACGCCGGAGTCGCAGCGCATGGCGCCCGAACGCGGCCTCTCGCGTGAAAAATGCCTACGCTGCGGGCGCTGCGTGGAACAATGCCCGCAGGGGGCGCTCTCCATGAGAGAGGACGGCATAAACTTTGAGCGGAGCAGATGCGCGGGCTGTCTCAAATGCGCCTCCGTATGCCCCTCATCGGCCGTCGTGCCCTACGGCAAAAAAATGACGGCGGCGGAGGCGGTGCGCGAAATCGCGAAAGACGAAATATTCTACTTCCACTCCGGAGGCGGACTCACCGTAAGCGGGGGAGAGCCCCTCGACCAGAGTGGCTTCGTCCGCGAAGTACTTGCCGGCTGCTGCGAGCGCGGTATCGACTGCGCCATCGAAAGCAGCTTCTTCGCGCCGTGGGAGAAAATAGAGCCGCTGCTGCCATATATCAGCCTGCTCCATGTGGACATAAAACATCCCGACGCGGAAAAACACAAAAAACTCATCGGCGTCGACAACGGCCTGATCCTCGAAAACATCAGAAGGGCCGACGGCGCGCCCCATAACTTCGGCCTTGTAATACGCACGCCGCTCATACCGGGGATAAACGACGGCGACGAAGATATCGTGAAACTCGCGGAGATCGTGAAGGGATTAAAAAGGCTACGTTTCATGGAATTTCTCGCCTACCACCGCCTGGGGACGGAGACCTACAAAAGGCTCGGCCTCGACTATCCGCTGGCTGAGATAAAGACGCCGGACGCCGCCTATATGCGGCACAAGGCGGCGGTTTTCAAAAAAGCCGCCGGCGTGACCGT of the Cloacibacillus sp. genome contains:
- a CDS encoding glycyl-radical enzyme activating protein; protein product: MENRGETIGSVLRIEKSSIHDGDGLRTVLFLKGCPLRCLWCSTPESQRMAPERGLSREKCLRCGRCVEQCPQGALSMREDGINFERSRCAGCLKCASVCPSSAVVPYGKKMTAAEAVREIAKDEIFYFHSGGGLTVSGGEPLDQSGFVREVLAGCCERGIDCAIESSFFAPWEKIEPLLPYISLLHVDIKHPDAEKHKKLIGVDNGLILENIRRADGAPHNFGLVIRTPLIPGINDGDEDIVKLAEIVKGLKRLRFMEFLAYHRLGTETYKRLGLDYPLAEIKTPDAAYMRHKAAVFKKAAGVTVKINGSIFE
- a CDS encoding formate C-acetyltransferase/glycerol dehydratase family glycyl radical enzyme, producing MIREEAAKRIAGMKERMITNCPTELLPERALLVTEAYKLYAAEPPVLKRAYALRHILENMTLFIDDEELFVGHNSPKPRSPIACPELGARWILADLDNFATRPADSIGITDENKKILRECLEGWQEASLDSVTAGLVSAEARSAIAEAMITVGAQGTAHGNIAVNNKKLLEKGLRGIIDEIEAKLASFKPRCAADGNKIDFWRAAKLSCEAVIAFAHRYADEARRLAAECSDPKRREELYEIAAVLKRVPEFPAANFREALQSVWLIYVVTQIEADPHAMLLGRFDQYMYPYYKKDVEAGRLTDDEAVELLAHIWIKCTAIIKLMDSVTTRTFAGFPLFQNITLGGQGPRGEDACNELTGLIMEAAAAARVPQPSLSFRYHNKVDPDALLKACETIKLGLGYPAVMNDNCIIPKHLIRGATLEEARGYCMNCVESDIEGACDSRSNGGYVNLPKAFLLALNDGADPATGRQAGPHTGKLADFKNFDELMGAFESQVAYFVELIVRAYDLIDGAHATHAPEPFTSALLDDCIETGLTRQEGGVRYNFSGIFGVGLASAADAMSAVRKVIFDDGSASPEALLDALGNDFSGAAELKKLCEAAPKFGNDDDYADLLARDASHIFCKEVVQYPCMRGGFYIPELHSVSTHVYFGELTGATPDGRPAATPFSDGASPVGGRDRNGPTATVCSMSKIDHMEVLQGVLYNQKFSPSVLSAPNSAALLADYVRAWCDLGGHHIQFNIVSSDDLKEAQQQPDDYRDLIVRVAGYSAYFAELNENTQNEIIARTEYEEMN
- a CDS encoding pyruvate formate lyase family protein, with translation MEKQYNYLERVNRLKEKVFDTYPEIDLEDAKLLTQSFLETQGEALVTRKAKAFLKQCQEKSVKIWDDELIVGNAGSKIRGGILSADVCWSVLDRELETINTREYDKFRLLPEDKKDFEEIIRPYWKGRSNYEEWLARIPADVAALRDNGALYIDKKAVRGWGEVTAGYEWFISNGVEGLRKKILARKSELDATVPGDYEKEIYLDALLIVCEGMETLAERYAIEAERLAALEGDGRRKAELREIAAVCRQVPAYPARTFREAMQSFYFYQICIFMEQNTAAYNPGRMDQYLYPYYKADLEAGRITAEEAQELFDCLWVKFSEPCLFQDAKSAEYASGYPMFQNLCAGGVDSMGRDAVNDLSYMIIQATMDTQLYQPSLSVRYNMAKNPNSFLRKIVELMAMGTGFPAFHNDEVGIRMLMNKGIPLREALNWNPGGCVETNLAGKIRGYSALADINLGSIMEFVMLNGKCRKSGKLAGARTGDPTTFTAFDDFMAAVKNQLHYVIKVVVKASHIIDDICMGRPVPALSVSFEECIENAKDYAWGGAKYNTGNGIICIGVSDLINSVAAVKHLVYDTKSVTMKQLLAALASDFTDAPEILKACQEAPKYGNDDPYVDGLAAELFSYIADEIESYRSKFGVMTPGILPVSGNTPFGVEVGALPSGRRAGKPLADGVSPNGGTDVNGPTAVLKSVANIPHDRFVQGTLLNMKLDPQMVNNENGIRQIMALLKSLCTLGVYHVQFNVVDQKKLLEAQAHPEEYRNLLVRVAGYTAFFVELGKEVQDDIIARTVQSENVVSCG